A region of Salvelinus alpinus chromosome 6, SLU_Salpinus.1, whole genome shotgun sequence DNA encodes the following proteins:
- the LOC139579345 gene encoding GTPase IMAP family member 9-like — MTEQNKEVRIVLVGKIGSGKSATGNAILGRKAFESKMSAISVTSSSKKKRGEVGGQHVAVIDTPGLFDTKLTQEEALKEISQCLLFSAPGPHVFLVVLKLGGFTEEQQEIVKMIQKLFGDEASKYTMVVFTHGDLLDDVTIEDFLHGNPKLESFIAKCNGGYHVFKNKDQNSSQVPELLEKINKMVKMNGGSHYTTDMFQEAERAIEEEKNRILRENEEKIRREREELKAKFEGVCLREEVEKLGIKQEREARKNAEYVNHMGTGAGIGAALGTVGGPIGISVGAAVGIAVGAGVNVCNTQ, encoded by the coding sequence AACAAAATAAAGAGGTCCGGATTGTTCTGGTTGGGAAGATTGGATCTGGGAAGAGCGCAACAGGAAACGCCATCCTGGGGAGAAAAGCGTTTGAATCCAAAATGTCTGCTATTTCTGTGACATCCTCAAGTaaaaagaaaagaggagaggtgggagggcaaCATGTAGCTGTCATCGACACACCTGGCTTGTTTGACACCAAGTTAACACAGGAGGAGGCACTGAAAGAGATCTCACAGTGCCTGCTTTTCTCCGCTCCTGGTCCCCATGTGTTCCTGGTTGTGCTCAAGCTGGGAGGATTCACTGAAGAGCAGCAGGAAATTGTGAAGATGATCCAGAAACTATTTGGTGATGAAGCATCGAAATACACCATGGTTGTCTTCACACATGGAGACCTTCTTGATGATGTAACAATTGAAGACTTCCTGCATGGAAATCCCAAACTGGAAAGTTTCATTGCCAAATGTAATGGGGGATATCATGTCTTCAAAAACAAAGATCAGAATTCCTCCCAGGTCCCTGAGCTGCTTGAGAAGATAAACAAGATGGTGAAGATGAATGGAGGAAGCCACTACACCACTGATATGTTCCAGGAGGCTGAGAGAGCGATtgaagaggagaagaacaggatcctgagagagaatgaagagaagatacgcagagagagggaagaactGAAGGCAAAGTTTGAAGGAGTGTGTCTAAGAGAAGAAGTAGAGAAGCTGGGGATAAAACAGGAAAGAGAAGCTAGAAAGAATGCTGAGTATGTAAACCACATGGGCACAGGTGCTGGAATTGGAGCGGCTTTGGGAACAGTTGGAGGCCCAATTGGTATATCAGTTGGTGCAGCAGTGGGAATTGCAGTGGGAGCTGGAGTAAATGTATGCAATACTCAATGA